Proteins co-encoded in one Scylla paramamosain isolate STU-SP2022 chromosome 43, ASM3559412v1, whole genome shotgun sequence genomic window:
- the LOC135093524 gene encoding uncharacterized protein LOC135093524, translating into MADEAEATTSTESYAWKYFEKLKCEESSRCKKCHAVIKCRGWSTSGMIRHLKSKHSIEKTENLKRPSDRSHDKDTSEVKRNSVQQKMTDFFKKEETKEEIVGKLAAVDGFSINAIAKSEFIKTSMLARGYKLPQSPTLVMDLVHKQYNVAKERVIFDINKRKNVGVRFGLSLDEYTSLKNKRYMNINLHTSDTFWNLGMARITGSLPAETAVEVVENKLAEFQVNLERDVVACVTDGASVMVKFGKLIKTCHHMCYAHGIHLAVSDVLYMKTDGNLVSLERRNVTHLQEEEADDVEAVPEEEELSSMIEVVSDEDLENIRLEDLEDDEVGNIDLSVTINKVRKIVKIFRKSPTRNEKLQMYVVSEYGKELMLKLDSKTRWNSLLDMLERFLKVKNSVAKAMIDCNMEMNITNGELKVLNDLVTALQPVKLGAERMGCRGTTILSAEGVFSFMLKELNEQKSSFSMKLQNSLYSRINERRSAVLVGLMKYLHCGKDYNSCEERLPLALPRKSAIVESAKQLLGRLFQVSDEEATTSDNVETSVNQQSSLTDRSMAAIDQIQTQSTKKRSECNYIGKEFSVFEATGDRTQNLEKLLQALNSVPPTSVESERVFLAAGLFITKLRSKLSDRSIDCLCFLKSYFKNNS; encoded by the coding sequence ATGGCAGACGAGGCAGAAGCAACAACCAGTACTGAGTCTTATGCatggaaatattttgaaaaacttAAATGTGAAGAATCGTCACGATGTAAAAAGTGTCATGCAGTTATAAAGTGCAGAGGATGGTCTACCAGTGGTATGATCCGTCATCTCAAGAGCAAACATTCaattgaaaaaacagaaaatctcAAACGTCCTTCAGACAGGTCTCATGATAAAGATACGAGTGAGGTGAAGAGGAATTCTGTGCAACAGAAAATGACTGATTTTTTTAaaaaggaggagacgaaggaagaaatcGTTGGGAAGCTAGCTGCAGTAGATGGATTTTCCATAAATGCCATTGCCAAGAGTGAGTTCATAAAGACATCAATGCTTGCAAGGGGATACAAATTGCCTCAAAGTCCAACTCTTGTTATGGATCTTGTACATAAGCAGTACAATGTTGCAAAAGAAAGGGTGATATTTGAtattaacaaaaggaagaatgttGGGGTTAGGTTTGGATTATCTCTTGATGAGTATACTTCACTAAAAAACAAGAGATACATGAACATAAATTTACATACTAGTGATACCTTTTGGAATCTAGGAATGGCTAGAATTACAGGTTCACTACCAGCAGAGACTGCAGTTGAGGTAGTTGAGAATAAGTTAGCCGAGTTTCAGGTAAACTtggaaagagatgtagttgcATGTGTAACTGATGGAGCCAGCGTCATGGTTAAATTTGGCAAACTGATTAAGACCTGTCATCACATGTGTTATGCTCATGGAATACATCTTGCTGTTTCTGATGTTCTTTACATGAAAACAGATGGTAACTTAGTTAGTTTGGAAAGGAGAAATGTTACCCATCTccaagaagaggaagctgatgatgtggaagctgtgccagaggaagaagagttgagTAGTATGATAGAGGTGGTATCAGATGAGGATTTGGAAAATATTAGGTTAGAGGATCTGGAAGATGATGAAGTAGGGAACATAGATTTGTCTGTCACCATCAACAAAGTCAGGAAAATTGTAAAGATTTTTAGAAAATCACCCACAAGAAATGAGAAGCTGCAGATGTATGTTGTTAGTGAATATGGCAAAGAACTGATGCTAAAACTCGACTCAAAGACAAGGTGGAACAGCTTGCTAGACATGCTAGAGCGATTTCTCAAAGTAAAAAACTCAGTTGCTAAAGCTATGATTGACTGTAATATGGAAATGAACATCACAAATGGAGAATTAAAAGTGCTGAATGACTTAGTAACAGCACTGCAACCAGTGAAACTAGGGGCAGAGAGGATGGGATGCAGAGGTACAACTATTCTTAGTGCTGAAGGTGTGTTTTCATTCATGTTGAAAGAATTGAATGAACAAAAGTCATCATTTTCAATGAAGCTGCAAAATTCTCTCTATAgcagaataaatgaaaggaggagtgcGGTTCTCGTAGGCCTTATGAAATACCTGCATTGTGGTAAGGATTATAACAGCTGTGAGGAAAGATTACCATTAGCTTTACCCCGTAAGTCTGCCATCGTGGAGTCAGCTAAACAGCTGTTAGGAAGACTGTTTCAAGTAAGTGATGAAGAAGCTACAACTAGTGATAATGTGGAAACATCTGTAAATCAACAAAGCTCACTCACTGATAGATCTATGGCAGCCATAGATCAGATTCAGacacaaagtacaaaaaagagaagtgaatgtAACTACATTGGGAAGGAATTCAGTGTATTTGAGGCAACTGGGGACAGAACACAGAATTTAGAAAAATTGCTCCAGGCTCTCAACTCTGTACCACCAACGTCAGTTGAATCTGAAAGGGTTTTTTTAGCAGCTGGCCTTTTTATTACCAAACTAAGATCAAAGCTCAGTGATCGTAGTATTGACTGTTTGTGCTTTTTGAAGAGTTATTTCAAAAATAATTCTTAG